The region ATCCGGCGTGGGACGCTCAATGATGCATTTCGTGCGGCGCGGGCGAAGATCGTGACGTGGAACGCGGCGGATGCAGGAATCACGGATCTCACACAATGCGGTCTACGCGGATCGCCCACTATTGTGAAAAAAGTGTTTGCACCCTCTCCACGGGCCGAGAAAGCACATCAAATCCCTTCGGCGGATGTTTCCATGGAAGCGCTCGCGGAGACGGTGATGGCGGAAATTTTTAAGCGTCAGCCAGCCCTCGAAAGTGATCTCATGCGATTTTCGGCAGGGCAATAGGAAGAAGAGGCGGGACAATGACCGAGGTCGCGAAACCAGCCCCCCCGGCACAGAGCCGGGCCGGTTTGAAGAAAGAGCTGCCGGAGCACTTCAAAGGCTACAAGCACGTCTGGGTCGTTGTTGAATGCGAGCATGGCGCGGTGCACCCCGTCTCGTTCGAACTTTTGGGGGAAGGCCGGAAGCTAGCCGATAAACGGAGCGTAGAACTCGCTGGCGTCGTCATGGGAAGCGACAAGGACGCGATCGCCGCTGCGGCCATCGCATGCTTCGAATATGGAGCGGATATTGTCTACACGGTGACAGATCCCGCCCTCGCTCATTATAGGAATGAGGCCTACACAAAAGCCATGAGCGATGTCGTCAATACCTACAAGCCCGAGATTTTGCTCCTCGGCGCGACGACACTCGGGCGTGATCTCGCAGGGTCCGTGGCAACGACTTTGCTTACCGGCCTTACCGCCGATTGCACCGAACTCGCCATAGATGATGAAGGCTCGCTCGCAGCCACCCGGCCAACGTTCGGCGGTTCGCTCCTTTGTACCATTCTGACGCTGAATTACAGGCCGCAAATGGCGACAGTGCGGCCGCGTGTTTTGCCGATGCCAATACGGCAAGAGGGCCGGCGCGGGCGCATTGTCGAGCACCCCTTGGGGCTCCTTGAAGATGATATCGTGACCAAGGTAGTCCGGTTCGTCGCCGACAGGGATTCGAACAAGGCCCAGCTTTCCTACGCCGATATCGTTGTCGCGGGCGGCTTGGGCTTACGATCAGCCGAAAATTTTCAGCTCGTCAAATCTCTCGCCGAAGTGCTTGGCGCGGAATATGGTGGCTCGCGTCCCCTTGTCCAAAAAGGCTGGATGACCTCGGACCGGCAGATCGGACAAACGGGAAAAACAATCCGGCCAAAACTTTATATCGCGGCTGGAATTTCAGGAGCGATACAGCATCGGGTTGGTGTTGAGGGTTCCGACATGATTGTCGCGATTAATACCGATCCGAACGCTCAGATCTTCGACTTTGCCCATCTCGGGATTGTCGCGGATGCCATCCGGCTTCTGCCGGCCCTGACGGAGGCGTTCCGCAAGCATTTGTCGGTGAATAGGCTTGCTGGCTAAGGAGGCACGGATGATCGAAGAACGCTTCGACGCGATTGTTGTAGGCGCCGGACCTTCAGGTAACGCTGCGGCGTATACCATGGCCAAGGCAGGCCTCAAAGTCCTTCAGCTCGAGCGAGGAGAATATCCGGGTTCGAAGAACGTCCAGGGCGCGATCCTTTATGCCGATGCGCTGGAAAAGATCATTCCTGATTTCCGGGACGACGCACCTCTCGAGCGCCACATCATTGAGCAGCGCCTGTGGACAATGGATGATACATCCTATGTCGGCATGCATTACCGCTCCGAGGACTTCAATGAGGAACGGCCCAACCGTTACACGATCCTTCGCGCGCAATTCGATAAATGGTTTAGCCGCAAAGTCCGCGACGCGGGCGTTGTGCTGCTGTGCGAAACGACGGTCAAAGAGCTTCTTCTTAACGCCCATGGGAAAGTGATCGGCGTGAAGACAGACCGCGATGGTGGAGTGGCTTTTGCCGACGTCGTAATCCTCGGCGAAGGCGTGAACGGGATCGTTGGGCAACGGTCGGGCCTGCGGTCAGAGCTGAAGCCAGATAGCGTTGCGCTTGCCGTGAAGGAGATGCACTTCTTGCCGCGCGAAGTCATCGAGAGCCGGTTCAATTTGAAAGGCAATGAAGGCACGGTCATCGAGGCGATGGGGACGATCACCGCTGGAATGACGGGGACGGGCTTTCTTTACACCAATCAGGAATCGATCTCTGTCGGCATTGGCTGCATCGTGTCGGATTTTGCTGAAAATGGCACGACGCCCTACGGGCTCCTCGAAGCTTTCAAAAATCATCCGAGTATTAAGCCGCTGCTGGCAAACTCCGAATGCAAGGAATATGCGGCCCATTTGATTCCGGAAGGCGGCTACAATGCCATCCCGGAACTTTTTGGAGATGGGTGGATCGTCGTCGGTGATGCGGGCCAGTTCGTCAATGCCGTGCACCGGGAAGGGTCCAACCTCGCAATGACGACGGGCCGTATCGCGGGTGAGACAGTTGTATCTCTCAAGCGGCAGCGAGTGGAATTGTCGAAAGCCAATCTTGCGGAATATAAGCGCCGCTTGGATGCGACCTTCGTCATAAAGGACCTGAAGAAGTACAAGAAAATTCCCGAATTTCTGCATAGAAATAAGCAGGTATTTGGCCTCTATCCGAGGCTTCTTACTTCCGCCGCGCAGACTTGGTTTCGAGTTGATGGAGCGGACAAACGGAGCAAGGAAAAAGAGATCCTTAAATCATTCCGCAAGGGCCGGTCACTGCCGGGCCTTATCGGAGATGCATTCAAGCTGGCGAGGGCATGGCGATGACAAGCGTGGCGGAAATCGGTGCCTCCGGCGCCAAAGTTGAAGAGAAGCTTTTCCAGAACCGCTATCTCGTGGACGCGGGCCGCCCGCATATCAAGGTGCGCCCGCATGAGATTCCATCGAAAGCTTTGCTATCGCTCACCTACACGTGCCCGGCCGGTTGCTACAGCCAAAATGACAAGGGTCAAGTAGAAATCACGGTGGATGGTTGCTTCGAATGCGGGACCTGCCGTGTCGTGACGGCTAAGACAGGAGAGGTCGAGTGGGATTATCCGCGCGGCGGATTTGGGGTTCTGTTCAAGTTTGGTTGATTGCCAGCGAATGGAGGCGTTGCACGGAGTGGGCCTGTGCGTTTGCCGGACGCCGAAATCGATTTTTTGATCAATGAAGATGTGGGTTTCGGCGATTTGACGATGCGCGCGCTTGGTATTGGCGGCCGTCCGGGCCGGACGACATTCACTGCGCGCCAGGATCTTATTCTTTGCGGAACGGATGAGGCCTGCCGGATGCTCACGCGGCTCGGCGCATCGGTGACCTTCGCCGCGCAAGCTGGAACTCGGAGCTGCAAGGGCGTGCTTTTGTTAGAGGCGGAGGGACCGGCGACGGCGCTTCACGCGGGATGGAAGGCTACACAAACACTCATGGAATGGGCGTCCGGCATTGCAACGCTGACCCATGAGATCGTCGCGGCCGCGAGAGCCAGTGCACCACGAATTGCAGTTCTCTGTACGCGGAAAGCCGTGCCTTTCAGGAAGCGGCTTTCCCTGAAGGCAGTGATCGCGGGGGCGGGGAGATCCATCGTCTCGGGCTGTCGGATACGATCATGCTGTTTGATGAGCATCGGATTTTTTTGGAAAAGCCCGCCGATCTCAAGGCTCCTATTGTTAAGGTGAAGGAGCGATCCCCTGAGCGGGCCGTCATGGTTGAGGTCACATCGGAGGCTGATGCCTTCTTGGCGGCCGAAGCGATGGCCGATGTCATTCAGCTCGAGAAATTCGTGCCCGCTGCCGTGGCGCGAGTCGTGACCGGAATCCGAAAGAGAAGCGATGGCCGTCCGGCTATCGCCGCAGCTGGCGGAGTTAACGCGCAAAATGCGGGGGATTATGCGAAGGCAGGGGCTGATACGCTCGTCACGTCGGCACCTTTTTATGCAAAACCCACGGATATTCAGGTTTGTTTCTTCCCGTTGTAATAAGGCGCCGGCCGTTTGTTCCCCGGGGCAGAAAGGTTTTTATCTACCAACATGGGTTTGACACAGAATTTTGTTGCACTTGCGTCTCGCGCCTGCAACAATGCTTCGGTGCACCAAATTGGATGGCGCACTCATGATTCAAGATAATTGGCAGGCATGCTGTAACCAAGAAGCTTGGTGCGATGGCTATGACTAGTCCAAATCGGGACGATCCGAATCTCGGGCCCGAGAGCAAAAGTTTTTTCGCAAGGCCCAATGAGTTCTCCAACCGCGCGGACATCGCTCTGCATGGCGTCTACGAGATCTCGAAAATTCTGGCCGCCCCCGCGCGCCTCGAGACCACATTATCGAATGTCCTGAAATTGCTGTCGAGCTTTCTCGAGATGCGCCATGGCATCATTGCGCTCCTCGATGACGGCGGCTCGCCTGACGTCGTTGTGGGTGTTGGCTGGAACGAAGAGAACGCGAAAAGTCATTTCGAGAGAATTCCGGAACGGGCAATTGGTCAAATTGTTACGACAAAAATGCCTGTTGTTATCGAGAATGTCGCAAGGAATCCGCTGTTTTCGGATTGGCCGTCCACCGAGCAGGGCAAGACTGAGGCAAAAGTCTCGTTTATCGGCGTTCCGATCAAGGAACGCGACCGGGTGATTGGTACGCTGACCATCGACCGTATTTGGGACGGCCGGGCAAATTTTCGTTTCGACGAGGACGTTCGATTCCTGGCGATGATTGCCAATCTTGTCGGTCAGGCGGTGCGCTTGCACAATGTCGTGGCGCGCGATCGCGAGCGTCTCATGGTCGAGCAAAGCCGTCTTGCCAAGGAGTTGTCCGAAACAATCGTTGCCGACCATGAACCGCGCATGCGGGGCATCATTGGCGATAGCGCCGCGATCCATTCCGTACTCCACAAGATCAAAATCGTGGCGCGGACCAATTCGACAGTTCTCTTGCGCGGAGAATCAGGAACCGGCAAGGAGCTTTTCGCGCGTGCCACCCATGATCTGTCGCCGCGCAAGAAGGGACCTTTCGTCAAGCTCAATTGCGCAGCGCTGCCAGAATCCGTCTTGGAGTCCGAGCTTTTCGGCCATGAGAAGGGCGCTTTCACGGGGGCGATTGGTCAACGCAAGGGCCGTTTCGAACTTGCCGATCGCGGTACGCTCTTTCTGGACGAGATTGGCGAGATCTCGCCCGCGTTCCAGGCAAAGCTGCTTCGCGTTTTGCAGGAGGGAGAATTCGAGCGCGTCGGAGGTATGCGGACGCTCAAGGTGGACGTCCGCTTGGTAGCGGCGACAAACAAGAACCTTGAAGATGCCGTAGCCCACGGGGAATTCCGTGCCGATCTCTATTACAGGATCAATGTTGTAACGATCTCGGTTCCTGCGCTTCGAGCAAGGCCGGAGGACATCTTTCTTCTCGCGCGGGAATTTCTGCGCCGCTTCAATGAAGAGCATGCTACGCAATTGGCCTGGACTACCTCCGCCAAGAACGTCCTCGAGGGATGTTATTTTCCAGGAAATGTAAGAGAACTCGAGAATTGCGTGCGCAGGACGGCCACGCTGGCAAAGGGCCTGAAAATCGTGGCGGATGACTTTGCCTGCCGCCATGATGAATGTCTTTCTTCGACCCTTTGGAAGGGGACGCCCGGAGTGCCGAGACCTTCCAATGCCGCCCCGAGCCAAGCACCCGCTTTCAAAAGCCCGCCCCACTCCTCTCCTCCAGTCTCCGCTCCGGAAAAACTCTCGCCGCCATTGGACGGTGATATCATCGCCCCCTCGCCCGACGCGTGCCCGCAGGCAGGCAATTGCAGCATCGTGAATGGTGAGGGCGAGGCTGAACAGGAGCGTTTGCTTCAGGCCATGGAGACGGCGGGGTGGGTGCAAGCCAAGGCTGCGCGCTTGCTCAATCTCACGCCGCGCCAAATCGGCTATGCTCTCCGCAAATACGATATTCCGATTAAAAGATTTTAGCTTGAGGCGCGCCTCTCTCACTCGTTGAAGACAACGCCTAGGATGCGCGATGCCTTGGGCGTTCTCGCGGCTACGTGCGAGACGCTCCAACACTTCGACAATTTCATTCCAGTGCTGCGCGACATGCCATTGGCGGATCTCGCGGGAGGATGTTCGGATTCCGACATCCCGTCGTACGAGTTGCTCTGGATTGTTCGAGAATAAATCCTTAATGGGCGTGAAATCAGCGGCTTAACTAGATGGCACATTGCTTGCTGTTCACGTCACGAACAGCGAAGCGGTCCGCGCATGTTGTCGCCTATCCCATGCCAAGAACGGTCGGCGAAAATGCGAGGACTTCGTAACAAGCACGACGTCGCGTCCGTAAGAGGAGATGGACATGGCCTATAAGATCATCGCTTCCCAATGCACCAGCTGCAGCATTTGCGAATTTGAATGTCCCAATGCAGCAATTTCGATGAAGGGCGATACATTTGTGATCGATCCAAAGAAGTGCACGGAATGCGAGGGTTCTTACGACAAGCCAAAATGCGATGAAGTCTGCCCGGTCCCGAAGACCTGTGTTCCAGCCTAGACCATGATTGCCTTGAGTTAAGAGGCGTTGGATCTGATTTTTCCCGCATGATCCCCGCTTGAAGAGCGGCGCTTTGAGAATAAATCGCATCATTTGGCTGTCGCATGGACGACAATATCCAAATCATAGTCCCAGAGTCCTGCGACCCAAAGGAAATGACTTCATGAAAGTAATGATTCGCCGTTCCCCCGAGACCGGACTTTCAATTTATGTTCCGAAGAAGGATCTCGAGGAGCCGATTGTCGAATCGGAACATGAGACCTTATGGGGTGGCTGGATACGTATCGCGAATGGCTGGGTGCTCAACCTTCCCGAAATGGCACCTGATACAAAGCTGCCAATAACCGTCAATGCACGAAAAAGCGGCGAAGAAGAGGAGTAATGTGGGATGAATGCACCTTTTCCGCCGATGGAGATCTTGAAACTGGCGGATGCTGAAGCGGTGCTTGCGTCCCTCGTCGCCCCCTTGCGTGCTGGGACGATTGTTCCTTATTTGGGACCGGGCCTTGCCGCGCTCGCTGAACCAGCCGTGCCGATGACGCCGGAGGCGCTCGCGGAGTTCTTCGCCAGCAAGGTCGCGTTGCCACGCCGTGCCAAAGGCAATGCGTGGGCTTCTGCCCAGCATATTGAAAGCATGAAGCATCGCTCGACCCTTTCGGCCATGATGGCAGAGGCCTTCAGTTCCCCCGTTGCTCCCACGGCACTCCATCAGTGTCTTGCGGCGCTCCATCCCCCGATGATCGTTGATACTTGGTATGACGGAGCCATGCGGGCGGCACTAGGGGAATACAAAAACTGGGGCGAGATTCAAGGCATTACACGCGCCGGAATTGGTGAGGACCGCTGGTATCGCTTTTACGATACTGCGGGGAAGGAAACGGACCGCGCGGCAACGGACATGTGGACGACACTTTTATACAAGCCGCATGGCAGTATCGTTCCCGCCAAAAACTTCCTGATATCGGATGCCGATTATGTCGAAGTGCTAACGGAAATAGATATCCAAACCCCAATTCCGGATGCCGTGAAACACCGGCGCACGGAACGAAGCTTTTTGTTCATTGGCTGCCGATTCCACGATCAGCTCCTGCGAACGTATGCGCGCCAAATCATGAAGCGGTCCGCGATCACGCATTATGTGCTCGTCGAACCGGACGGTCTTACCAAGAACGAAGTCCGGTTCATCGCGACGCAAGGCATGACGCCGATTGCCCTTCCACTTGAACGCGCGGTCGCCATTTTGCTCGAAGGCGCATAAGTGCAACACTTCCACTTCCAAACGCCGCTTGCTGCCAAGTCAGTAATGCGCCACGTCACCTGTGGCCTATGCGCGTAAGCTATTTTACAAAATCACGCCTGTTATCTTTCAAACAAAACTCCAATATCCGCCTGTCGCGTTGATAAAGCGACAGCAAAGGTATATTTTTCTAAATCCTGTATTATCATATAGTTACAATATCCATCGCAATGGCACGCGAGTTGCTCGATAGCTCTTCAAATTTCGAATGGCCGGCCTGGAGCGCCAGCCGGAAGCGAGGAGCGGACATGCTAGCGTCAGCACTTAACGAGGGAACGAATCCTGGGACCGCCGCCAATATCGAGGATGTACTGCAGAAGGTTGCGGAACACAAAGGCTGCGGGACGTCTGGCGGCAGCGGCAAAGCAAGCTGCGGAACGGCGGCAGGTCAAAACGATCTCCCGACGGAGATTTGGGAAAAGGTCAAGAACCATCCCTGCTACAGCGAGGAAGCACATCATCACTACGCGCGTATGCATGTGGCTGTTGCTCCCGCCTGCAATATTCAATGCAACTATTGCAATCGGAAATATGATTGTGCCAATGAATCGCGGCCTGGCGTGGTCAGCGAAAAGCTCAGCCCTACGCAGGCAGCCAAAAAGGTGCTCGCTGTCGCTTCGACCATTCCGCAGATGACGGTGCTAGGTATCGCTGGGCCAGGAGATCCCCTCGCTAATCCCGAGAAGACCTTTGAGACCTTCGAGTTGATTGCGAAGACGGCGCCGGACATCAAGCTGTGCCTATCCACCAATGGACTTGCGCTGCCCGATCACGTCGACACTATCGCTGGCTTCAATGTCGATCACGTCACGATCACCATCAATATGATTGACCCGGAGATCGGCGCGAAGATTTACCCTTGGGTGTTCTGGAAGCACAAACGATACACCGGTGTCGAGGCGGCCAAGCTTCTCACGGACCGCCAGCTGCAAGGCCTGGAAATGCTCACCGAACGTGGCATTCTCTGCAAAGTCAATTCGGTGATGATTCCGGGAATCAATGACAAGCATCTCGTGGATGTCAATAAGGCGGTCAAATCGCGCGGCGCGTTCCTTCATAATATCATGCCGCTGATCTCAGCGCCCGAGCATGGCACGGTGTTTGGTTTGACCGGCCAGCGCGGCCCGTCCGCTCAGGAGCTGAAGGCGTTGCAGGATAGCTGCGAAGGCGAGATGAATATGATGCGCCATTGTCGGCAGTGCCGCGCAGACGCTGTTGGACTCCTTGGCGAGGACCGTAGCGCGGAATTCACAACAGACAAGATCATGGCGATGGAAGTCAATTACGATCTCGACTCGCGTAAAGCCTATCAGGCAAAGGTCGAAGAGGAGCGTGTCGCCAAAGTCGCCGCCAAGCAGGAGGAACTTTCAACGCTCGCGGGCGAAATGAGCAACATCAAGCTTCTCGTTGCGGTGGCGACGAAGGGCTCCGGGCTCATCAACGAGCATTTTGGCCATGCCAAGGAGTTCCAGGTTTACGAGCTTTCCACAAGCGGAACGAAGTTTGTCGGGCATCGCCGTGTCGATCTTTATTGCCAAGGCGGTTATGGCGACGAAGACAGCTTGGAGACGGTCATTCGCGCCATCAACGATTGTCACGCGGTGTTCGTGGCCAAAATCGGCGGATGCCCCAAAAGCGATTTGCAGAAGGCTGGCATCGATCCCGTCGATCAATTCGCGCATGAGTTCATCGAGAAATCGGCGATCGCGTGGTTCAAGGAATATCTCCGCAAGGTGAATAGCGGCGAAATCGAGCATGTCGAGCGCGGCGATGCGGAAATTCGCCAAGGAGCACTGATTTCGGCAGCCTAGAAGATTCCTGATCACGCGATCGAAAGGAAATCTCTCACACTTATGGAGCCAGAGCATGTCGAATTTGGAAATAGCGCTGCTTGTTTCCGCGACATGCTCCAGGCCTTCGATGGTCAGGTAATAGGAGCGACTTATGACTTTGAAGATAATTGCTTCACAGTGCACAAGCTGCACAGCCTGCGAAGCAGAATGTCCCAACCTCGCAATTTCCGAAAAGGGGGGAACTTTTGTAATCGATCCAAAAAAATGCACCGAATGCATCGGACATTTCGACAGTCCGCAATGCGCCGCTGTTTGTCCTGTGGACGACACCTGCGTGATCGATCACTCATTCCCCCGTTATCAGGCGGCGGAGTAGGGAACAAGACATGGATCTTAATATAACTCCGGCG is a window of Methylocapsa sp. D3K7 DNA encoding:
- a CDS encoding electron transfer flavoprotein subunit alpha/FixB family protein, with the translated sequence MTEVAKPAPPAQSRAGLKKELPEHFKGYKHVWVVVECEHGAVHPVSFELLGEGRKLADKRSVELAGVVMGSDKDAIAAAAIACFEYGADIVYTVTDPALAHYRNEAYTKAMSDVVNTYKPEILLLGATTLGRDLAGSVATTLLTGLTADCTELAIDDEGSLAATRPTFGGSLLCTILTLNYRPQMATVRPRVLPMPIRQEGRRGRIVEHPLGLLEDDIVTKVVRFVADRDSNKAQLSYADIVVAGGLGLRSAENFQLVKSLAEVLGAEYGGSRPLVQKGWMTSDRQIGQTGKTIRPKLYIAAGISGAIQHRVGVEGSDMIVAINTDPNAQIFDFAHLGIVADAIRLLPALTEAFRKHLSVNRLAG
- a CDS encoding FAD-dependent oxidoreductase; this encodes MIEERFDAIVVGAGPSGNAAAYTMAKAGLKVLQLERGEYPGSKNVQGAILYADALEKIIPDFRDDAPLERHIIEQRLWTMDDTSYVGMHYRSEDFNEERPNRYTILRAQFDKWFSRKVRDAGVVLLCETTVKELLLNAHGKVIGVKTDRDGGVAFADVVILGEGVNGIVGQRSGLRSELKPDSVALAVKEMHFLPREVIESRFNLKGNEGTVIEAMGTITAGMTGTGFLYTNQESISVGIGCIVSDFAENGTTPYGLLEAFKNHPSIKPLLANSECKEYAAHLIPEGGYNAIPELFGDGWIVVGDAGQFVNAVHREGSNLAMTTGRIAGETVVSLKRQRVELSKANLAEYKRRLDATFVIKDLKKYKKIPEFLHRNKQVFGLYPRLLTSAAQTWFRVDGADKRSKEKEILKSFRKGRSLPGLIGDAFKLARAWR
- a CDS encoding ferredoxin family protein, whose product is MTSVAEIGASGAKVEEKLFQNRYLVDAGRPHIKVRPHEIPSKALLSLTYTCPAGCYSQNDKGQVEITVDGCFECGTCRVVTAKTGEVEWDYPRGGFGVLFKFG
- the nifA gene encoding nif-specific transcriptional activator NifA translates to MTSPNRDDPNLGPESKSFFARPNEFSNRADIALHGVYEISKILAAPARLETTLSNVLKLLSSFLEMRHGIIALLDDGGSPDVVVGVGWNEENAKSHFERIPERAIGQIVTTKMPVVIENVARNPLFSDWPSTEQGKTEAKVSFIGVPIKERDRVIGTLTIDRIWDGRANFRFDEDVRFLAMIANLVGQAVRLHNVVARDRERLMVEQSRLAKELSETIVADHEPRMRGIIGDSAAIHSVLHKIKIVARTNSTVLLRGESGTGKELFARATHDLSPRKKGPFVKLNCAALPESVLESELFGHEKGAFTGAIGQRKGRFELADRGTLFLDEIGEISPAFQAKLLRVLQEGEFERVGGMRTLKVDVRLVAATNKNLEDAVAHGEFRADLYYRINVVTISVPALRARPEDIFLLAREFLRRFNEEHATQLAWTTSAKNVLEGCYFPGNVRELENCVRRTATLAKGLKIVADDFACRHDECLSSTLWKGTPGVPRPSNAAPSQAPAFKSPPHSSPPVSAPEKLSPPLDGDIIAPSPDACPQAGNCSIVNGEGEAEQERLLQAMETAGWVQAKAARLLNLTPRQIGYALRKYDIPIKRF
- a CDS encoding 4Fe-4S binding protein, with product MAYKIIASQCTSCSICEFECPNAAISMKGDTFVIDPKKCTECEGSYDKPKCDEVCPVPKTCVPA
- the nifT gene encoding putative nitrogen fixation protein NifT, coding for MKVMIRRSPETGLSIYVPKKDLEEPIVESEHETLWGGWIRIANGWVLNLPEMAPDTKLPITVNARKSGEEEE
- a CDS encoding SIR2 family protein gives rise to the protein MNAPFPPMEILKLADAEAVLASLVAPLRAGTIVPYLGPGLAALAEPAVPMTPEALAEFFASKVALPRRAKGNAWASAQHIESMKHRSTLSAMMAEAFSSPVAPTALHQCLAALHPPMIVDTWYDGAMRAALGEYKNWGEIQGITRAGIGEDRWYRFYDTAGKETDRAATDMWTTLLYKPHGSIVPAKNFLISDADYVEVLTEIDIQTPIPDAVKHRRTERSFLFIGCRFHDQLLRTYARQIMKRSAITHYVLVEPDGLTKNEVRFIATQGMTPIALPLERAVAILLEGA
- the nifB gene encoding nitrogenase cofactor biosynthesis protein NifB; this translates as MLASALNEGTNPGTAANIEDVLQKVAEHKGCGTSGGSGKASCGTAAGQNDLPTEIWEKVKNHPCYSEEAHHHYARMHVAVAPACNIQCNYCNRKYDCANESRPGVVSEKLSPTQAAKKVLAVASTIPQMTVLGIAGPGDPLANPEKTFETFELIAKTAPDIKLCLSTNGLALPDHVDTIAGFNVDHVTITINMIDPEIGAKIYPWVFWKHKRYTGVEAAKLLTDRQLQGLEMLTERGILCKVNSVMIPGINDKHLVDVNKAVKSRGAFLHNIMPLISAPEHGTVFGLTGQRGPSAQELKALQDSCEGEMNMMRHCRQCRADAVGLLGEDRSAEFTTDKIMAMEVNYDLDSRKAYQAKVEEERVAKVAAKQEELSTLAGEMSNIKLLVAVATKGSGLINEHFGHAKEFQVYELSTSGTKFVGHRRVDLYCQGGYGDEDSLETVIRAINDCHAVFVAKIGGCPKSDLQKAGIDPVDQFAHEFIEKSAIAWFKEYLRKVNSGEIEHVERGDAEIRQGALISAA
- a CDS encoding 4Fe-4S binding protein, whose amino-acid sequence is MTLKIIASQCTSCTACEAECPNLAISEKGGTFVIDPKKCTECIGHFDSPQCAAVCPVDDTCVIDHSFPRYQAAE